One part of the Rutidosis leptorrhynchoides isolate AG116_Rl617_1_P2 chromosome 1, CSIRO_AGI_Rlap_v1, whole genome shotgun sequence genome encodes these proteins:
- the LOC139885801 gene encoding uncharacterized protein isoform X2 yields MAVNNAKIYGVEKYIDFVVGDFLQLAPSLKGNVVFLSPPWGGPSYKKMENFTLNLLKPVDGYSLFQVAQTIAPNIIMFLPRNVDVCQVEELSWLSSPPLNFEIEENYVRGFLKGVTAYFGNTGY; encoded by the exons ATGGCGGTAAACAATGCTAAGATATACGGTGTGGAAAAATATATTGACTTTGTTGTTGGAGACTTTTTACAACTAGCCCCATCTCTAAAG GGAAATGTAGTGTTTCTTTCACCACCTTGGGGAGGTCCATCATATAAGAAGATGGAAAATTTCACACTCAACTTACTAAAGCCTGTGGACGG ATACTCATTGTTTCAAGTAGCCCAAACAATAGCTCCCAACATCATTATGTTTTTGCCTAGAAATGTGGATGTTTGTCAAGTTGAAGAACTCTCTTGGCTATCTTCTCCCCCTCTAAATTTTGAG ATTGAAGAAAATTATGTGCGCGGTTTTTTAAAGGGTGTTACTGCTTATTTTGGTAATACTGGATATTAG
- the LOC139885801 gene encoding uncharacterized protein isoform X1 has product MTKASRRSKKRRKILKQKVKIRAKCNKLKPKSISSKVKKYWLQRYSLFSRYDEGIEMDEEGWFSVTPEEIAVRHAQRCVAGGVVVDCFAGMGGNSIQFAQLGYHVVAIDIDPRKIEMAVNNAKIYGVEKYIDFVVGDFLQLAPSLKGNVVFLSPPWGGPSYKKMENFTLNLLKPVDGYSLFQVAQTIAPNIIMFLPRNVDVCQVEELSWLSSPPLNFEIEENYVRGFLKGVTAYFGNTGY; this is encoded by the exons ATGACAAAGGCAAGTCGTCGAtcaaagaaacgaagaaaaattctCAAACAAAAAG TTAAAATTAGGGCAAAATGTAATAAATTAAAACCTAAGAGTATTAGCTCAAAGGTTAAGAAGTACTGGCTACAACGCTACAGTCTATTTTCAAGGTATGATGAAGGTATTGAAATGGATGAAGAAGGATGGTTTTCCGTCACGCCGGAAGAAATCGCCGTCCGCCACGCACAACGGTGTGTTGCCGGTGGTGTTGTTGTTGATTGTTTTGCTGGTATGGGCGGTAACTCTATTCAATTTGCTCAATT GGGCTATCATGTTGTTGCTATAGATATTGATCCTCGAAAGATTGAAATGGCGGTAAACAATGCTAAGATATACGGTGTGGAAAAATATATTGACTTTGTTGTTGGAGACTTTTTACAACTAGCCCCATCTCTAAAG GGAAATGTAGTGTTTCTTTCACCACCTTGGGGAGGTCCATCATATAAGAAGATGGAAAATTTCACACTCAACTTACTAAAGCCTGTGGACGG ATACTCATTGTTTCAAGTAGCCCAAACAATAGCTCCCAACATCATTATGTTTTTGCCTAGAAATGTGGATGTTTGTCAAGTTGAAGAACTCTCTTGGCTATCTTCTCCCCCTCTAAATTTTGAG ATTGAAGAAAATTATGTGCGCGGTTTTTTAAAGGGTGTTACTGCTTATTTTGGTAATACTGGATATTAG